A genomic window from Dechloromonas sp. A34 includes:
- a CDS encoding KpsF/GutQ family sugar-phosphate isomerase: MNPSSSASRYSPERALELGRQTLSIEAAAVDALKNRLDGEFAVAVELILNSHGRLIVSGMGKSGHIARKIAATMASTGTPAYFVHPAEASHGDLGMITRDDVLLALSNSGESEELLRIVPLIKRQGARLIAMTGVPTSTLAREADVHLDAGVAQEACPHNLAPTASTTAALALGDALAVALLDARGFGPEDFARSHPGGSLGRRLLTHVSDVMRPLDKVPAVPPETGITDAVVAMSRGGLGLVAITNPAGKALGIFTDGDLRRAFEKRIDLRQGEIASVMHPTPRTIGPERLAVEAVEMMERLRINALLVVAPDGRLVGALNMHDLFTAKVI; encoded by the coding sequence ATGAACCCAAGCTCTTCTGCCTCTCGTTACTCCCCGGAACGCGCTCTGGAGCTGGGCCGCCAGACACTGAGCATCGAGGCGGCAGCGGTAGACGCCCTGAAAAACCGGCTTGACGGCGAATTTGCCGTCGCCGTCGAACTGATCCTGAACAGTCACGGCCGACTGATCGTCAGCGGCATGGGCAAATCCGGCCATATCGCCCGCAAGATCGCGGCGACAATGGCCAGCACCGGCACCCCGGCCTACTTCGTCCACCCGGCCGAAGCCAGCCACGGCGACCTCGGCATGATCACCCGTGACGACGTCCTGCTCGCCCTGTCCAACTCCGGCGAGTCGGAGGAGTTGTTGCGCATCGTGCCGCTGATCAAGCGTCAAGGGGCGCGCCTGATTGCAATGACCGGCGTGCCGACCTCGACGCTGGCTCGCGAAGCCGACGTTCATCTCGACGCCGGCGTCGCCCAGGAGGCCTGCCCGCACAATCTGGCCCCGACCGCCAGCACCACCGCCGCCCTAGCCCTGGGCGATGCCTTGGCCGTGGCCCTGCTCGATGCCCGTGGTTTCGGCCCGGAGGATTTCGCCCGCTCTCATCCCGGCGGTTCGCTCGGACGCCGTCTGCTGACCCACGTCAGCGATGTCATGCGTCCGCTCGACAAGGTGCCGGCCGTGCCGCCCGAAACCGGCATCACCGACGCCGTCGTCGCCATGTCGCGCGGCGGCCTTGGCCTGGTCGCCATCACCAATCCCGCCGGCAAGGCGCTCGGCATCTTCACCGATGGCGACCTGCGCCGCGCCTTCGAAAAACGCATCGACCTGCGGCAAGGCGAAATCGCCTCGGTGATGCACCCGACCCCGCGTACCATCGGCCCCGAACGCCTGGCGGTCGAAGCAGTCGAAATGATGGAGCGCCTGCGCATCAACGCCCTCCTCGTCGTCGCCCCGGACGGCCGGCTGGTGGGCGCTCTCAACATGCACGATCTGTTTA
- a CDS encoding cation:proton antiporter encodes MAVVIFRRFNLPPVLGYLFVGSVIGPHALNLMNDMHQAEYLAEFGVVFLMFSIGLEFSLPKLYSMKRIVFGLGLLQVLISLVLIALLVVGLGISWQLGIALGGVLAMSSTAVLTKLLAERMQLDSAHGREIMGVLLFQDLAVVPLLVIIPSLTQPPEKLAMLLGIALLKAVVVLAVILVFGQKLMRKWFHFVARAKSSEVFILNVLLITLGLAALTELAGLSLALGAFVAGMLISETEFRLQVEEDIKPFRDVLMGLFFVTIGVKLDMHLLVGLWWQVLSVLAVLLVLKGSVVGLLSWRLGSSPGNAIRSALWLCAGGEFGFVLLGEISHMPKAIEQVVLTALVLSMLIAPFIVQYSEKLVMRFVASEWLMRSMYLTQIAAQSMGTEKHAILCGFGRNGQYLARFLGQEGVNYIALDLDPDRIREAAAGGENVVFGDVGRKESLMAAGLMRASVVIVTVSDTQLSEKVLHHVQSLRPDLPVVVRTADERDMERLRQAGATEVVPEALEASLMLASHALVLLGVPINRVLKRIRQTRSQRYSLLRGFYRGITDRDRDDDEDHQQPRLHSVLLATGAAAIGQTLDDLNLDELGCEVSAIRRRGIRAVEPAPETRLEEGDVVVVLGEPEAVSAAEERLLQN; translated from the coding sequence ATGGCTGTGGTCATCTTCCGGCGCTTCAATTTGCCGCCGGTGCTTGGCTATCTGTTCGTCGGCAGCGTCATCGGTCCGCACGCGCTCAATTTGATGAACGACATGCATCAGGCGGAGTATCTCGCCGAATTCGGTGTCGTTTTCCTGATGTTTTCGATCGGCTTGGAGTTCTCGCTGCCCAAGCTCTATTCGATGAAGCGCATCGTCTTCGGGCTTGGCTTGCTGCAGGTGCTGATCAGCCTGGTGCTGATCGCATTGTTGGTCGTCGGGCTGGGCATCAGCTGGCAATTAGGCATTGCGTTGGGCGGGGTTCTCGCCATGTCCTCCACCGCCGTGTTGACCAAGTTGCTAGCCGAACGCATGCAGCTCGATTCGGCGCACGGGCGCGAGATCATGGGCGTGTTGCTGTTCCAGGATCTGGCGGTGGTGCCCTTGCTGGTCATCATCCCGTCGCTGACCCAGCCTCCGGAAAAGCTGGCCATGCTGCTCGGTATCGCCTTGCTCAAGGCGGTAGTCGTGCTGGCCGTGATCCTGGTCTTCGGCCAGAAGCTGATGCGCAAGTGGTTTCACTTTGTGGCCCGGGCCAAGTCATCCGAAGTTTTCATTCTTAACGTGCTGTTGATCACGCTCGGCCTCGCCGCCCTGACCGAGCTGGCCGGTTTGTCTCTGGCACTGGGGGCTTTCGTGGCCGGCATGCTGATTTCGGAAACGGAATTCCGTTTGCAGGTCGAGGAGGACATCAAGCCTTTTCGCGATGTTCTAATGGGTTTGTTTTTTGTCACCATCGGCGTCAAGCTCGACATGCATCTGCTGGTCGGCCTGTGGTGGCAGGTGCTGAGCGTGCTGGCAGTTCTGCTGGTGCTCAAAGGAAGTGTGGTCGGGCTGCTCTCCTGGCGGCTCGGTTCGTCGCCCGGCAATGCGATCCGCTCGGCGCTCTGGCTTTGTGCTGGCGGCGAGTTCGGTTTCGTGCTGCTCGGCGAAATCAGCCACATGCCGAAGGCCATCGAGCAGGTCGTCCTGACCGCGCTGGTGCTCTCGATGCTGATCGCACCCTTCATCGTTCAATATAGCGAAAAGCTGGTCATGCGTTTCGTGGCCAGCGAATGGCTGATGCGTTCCATGTACCTGACCCAGATTGCCGCGCAGTCGATGGGCACCGAAAAGCACGCCATCCTCTGCGGCTTCGGGCGCAATGGCCAGTATCTGGCGCGTTTTCTTGGTCAGGAGGGGGTCAATTACATCGCCCTCGACCTCGACCCGGATCGTATCCGGGAGGCGGCGGCAGGCGGCGAAAACGTTGTCTTCGGCGATGTCGGGCGCAAGGAAAGTTTGATGGCTGCCGGGCTAATGCGGGCAAGTGTGGTCATTGTCACGGTCAGCGATACCCAGCTATCCGAAAAAGTGCTGCATCACGTGCAATCCCTGCGGCCCGACTTGCCGGTAGTGGTGCGTACGGCCGATGAGCGCGACATGGAGCGCCTGCGTCAGGCGGGGGCGACCGAGGTTGTCCCCGAGGCGCTCGAAGCCAGTCTGATGTTGGCTTCGCATGCCCTGGTGCTGCTCGGGGTGCCGATTAACCGCGTGCTCAAGCGTATTCGCCAGACGCGCTCGCAACGTTACAGCCTGTTGCGAGGCTTCTATCGCGGTATCACTGATCGCGATCGCGACGACGATGAGGATCACCAGCAGCCACGCCTGCATTCGGTGCTTCTCGCCACCGGCGCCGCCGCCATTGGTCAGACGCTCGACGATCTCAATCTGGATGAGTTGGGCTGCGAGGTCAGCGCCATCCGGCGACGTGGCATCCGTGCCGTCGAACCGGCGCCGGAAACCCGGCTGGAAGAAGGCGATGTGGTTGTCGTGCTGGGCGAGCCAGAGGCGGTTTCAGCAGCCGAGGAAAGGCTGTTGCAGAATTGA
- a CDS encoding prepilin-type N-terminal cleavage/methylation domain-containing protein gives MKSHQKGFTLVEIAIVLVIIGLLLGGVLKGQELINSAKVKNMVGDFRTASALIYGYQDRFRNFPGDQSQLQLNDAFGVNVATACQAGAGCAQNNGRIDGDWNAAANTSETFVFWQHVRLANLATGSTVLADPNYRYRNADGGIVGVESGINAAGVAAPFIAGMRGSVYVCSDGILGRYVRQIDTTMDDGNTAGGSVQAVPNGSARGAQPTLTANIVDGQQYIVCASL, from the coding sequence GCTGGTCATTATCGGCCTGCTGCTCGGTGGGGTGCTGAAGGGCCAGGAGTTGATCAATAGCGCCAAGGTAAAGAACATGGTTGGCGATTTCCGTACCGCCTCGGCATTGATCTACGGTTACCAAGACCGATTCAGGAATTTCCCGGGCGACCAGAGCCAACTCCAACTCAATGACGCTTTCGGCGTCAACGTGGCGACCGCATGCCAAGCCGGAGCCGGTTGCGCACAAAACAATGGGCGGATCGACGGCGACTGGAATGCCGCCGCTAACACCTCGGAAACCTTCGTATTCTGGCAGCACGTCCGTCTTGCCAACTTGGCCACTGGCTCAACAGTTTTGGCGGACCCAAACTATCGCTACCGTAACGCCGATGGCGGCATTGTTGGCGTCGAGAGCGGAATTAACGCTGCCGGTGTAGCCGCGCCGTTTATCGCCGGCATGCGCGGTTCCGTTTATGTTTGCTCGGATGGCATCCTTGGTCGCTATGTCCGGCAGATAGATACCACAATGGATGATGGCAACACTGCGGGCGGCTCTGTTCAGGCCGTACCAAACGGATCAGCTCGAGGAGCGCAACCTACACTTACAGCCAACATTGTCGATGGGCAGCAATACATCGTCTGCGCCAGCCTGTAA